In Candidatus Delongbacteria bacterium, one genomic interval encodes:
- a CDS encoding ABC transporter ATP-binding protein: MTQTESTVVLSAQQLGKAFPIPGGELRLFEGLDLDIHSGELLAVTGRSGAGKSTLLHILGGMQAPSEGRVLVGDEDLYRCGEKRRAAICGQRFGFVFQSHHLLPGFDALENVLLPAAIAGTAMHTARERARWLLSRFGLSGREDHLPSRLSGGECQRVSLARALVNSPSIVFADEPTGNLDLANADSVLTALSEVVREDGGSVVIVTHDPRVTQVAHRVLSLDDGRING, from the coding sequence GTGACGCAGACTGAGTCCACCGTGGTATTGAGTGCCCAGCAGCTGGGCAAGGCCTTTCCGATTCCCGGAGGAGAGCTGCGGCTCTTCGAAGGGCTGGATCTTGACATCCACAGCGGCGAACTGCTGGCTGTGACCGGACGCAGCGGGGCGGGCAAGTCCACCCTGCTGCACATCCTCGGGGGCATGCAGGCCCCCAGCGAAGGCCGGGTGCTTGTTGGCGACGAAGACCTGTACCGCTGTGGTGAGAAGCGGCGTGCGGCGATCTGCGGCCAACGATTCGGATTCGTGTTCCAGTCCCATCACCTGCTGCCCGGCTTCGATGCCCTGGAGAATGTGCTGCTGCCCGCCGCGATCGCGGGGACGGCCATGCACACCGCCAGGGAACGTGCCCGGTGGCTGCTGTCACGTTTTGGCCTGTCGGGGCGCGAAGATCATCTGCCTTCCCGGCTGTCCGGTGGCGAGTGCCAGAGAGTGAGTCTGGCGCGGGCCCTGGTCAATTCCCCCTCCATTGTGTTTGCCGATGAACCGACCGGAAATCTGGACCTGGCCAACGCGGACAGTGTCCTGACGGCTCTTTCCGAGGTGGTGCGCGAAGACGGCGGCAGCGTCGTGATCGTGACCCACGACCCGCGCGTGACCCAGGTCGCGCACCGGGTGCTGTCTCTGGATGACGGTCGAATCAACGGATAA
- the prfB gene encoding peptide chain release factor 2 (programmed frameshift), whose product MTSSELKRLQEENARRLTQLRRSLDYDGKKSRVEDLEQQSLNPDLWNDPASARTLLKEVAELKLVVEGLERVSGDNETLAEFLEMASEGELGELEELGLRVRAHVDEIELKTMLSGVDDARNAILTINPGAGGTESEDWAAMLTRMYRSFFLQQGWKTEVLDEQPGEVTGVKLVTFHVSGKDVYGTLRSEIGVHRLVRISPFDSQARRHTSFASVYVYPELDDEIEIVIEDKDLRVDTYRASGAGGQHVNKTDSAIRITHLPTNIVVQCQNERSQLRNRQSAMKMLQARLYAAQREEERKRLAELEGKKADNTFGSQIRSYVLHPYNMVKDHRTGQQTSDTGGVLDGDLLPFIRAFLLNPDYNLG is encoded by the exons ATGACATCCAGTGAACTGAAACGCCTCCAGGAAGAGAATGCCCGTCGTCTGACTCAACTCCGGAGGAGTCTT GACTACGACGGCAAGAAGAGCCGTGTCGAGGACCTGGAACAGCAGAGCCTGAATCCCGATCTCTGGAACGACCCCGCGTCGGCCCGTACCCTGCTCAAGGAAGTGGCGGAACTCAAGCTGGTCGTCGAGGGGCTGGAACGGGTGAGTGGCGACAATGAGACCCTGGCCGAGTTTCTCGAGATGGCCTCGGAAGGCGAACTGGGCGAACTCGAGGAGCTGGGTCTGCGTGTGCGTGCGCATGTGGATGAGATCGAGCTCAAGACCATGCTGTCGGGCGTGGATGATGCCAGGAACGCGATCCTGACCATCAACCCCGGGGCCGGTGGTACCGAGTCGGAAGACTGGGCTGCCATGCTGACCCGCATGTACCGCAGTTTTTTCCTCCAGCAGGGCTGGAAGACCGAAGTGCTGGATGAGCAGCCCGGGGAAGTCACCGGGGTCAAGCTGGTCACCTTCCATGTGTCGGGCAAGGATGTCTACGGCACACTGCGCTCCGAGATCGGTGTGCACCGGCTGGTGCGCATTTCCCCCTTCGACAGCCAGGCCCGTCGCCACACGAGTTTCGCCTCGGTCTATGTCTATCCCGAGCTGGATGACGAGATCGAGATCGTGATCGAGGACAAGGACCTGCGCGTGGACACCTATCGCGCCTCGGGGGCCGGCGGCCAGCACGTGAACAAAACCGACAGCGCGATCAGGATCACGCACCTGCCCACCAACATCGTGGTGCAGTGCCAGAACGAGCGCAGCCAGCTGCGCAACCGCCAGTCCGCCATGAAGATGCTGCAGGCGCGGCTCTACGCGGCCCAGCGCGAGGAAGAGCGAAAGCGGCTGGCCGAGCTGGAAGGCAAGAAGGCCGACAACACCTTCGGCAGCCAGATCCGCAGTTATGTGCTGCACCCCTACAACATGGTCAAGGACCACCGCACGGGTCAGCAGACCAGCGACACGGGCGGAGTGCTGGATGGCGACCTGCTGCCCTTCATCCGTGCCTTCCTGTTGAACCCCGACTACAACCTGGGCTGA
- a CDS encoding HAMP domain-containing histidine kinase: MIERVMSNALSRWALAIASLVFLLLLARRLGTQETLLRQVLQPGNRAVGIFDGSLRLVYENSAFAEELSDPARVASLLSLADGSQPAPLRLEDGLRRMIWHRRLHVRSRGRKPWTILEGEDLSLERENEQQRLFLMKLAVMAHDLKAPLTPIRLQAEGIEDALPMLPPEVAGRVRHALGEIDRQVERSLQLITRFMGMARTEFELSPVSLPDIARAAMNELESMGWPELDTRLVYDSSVSHVAEAEGDVLQLALFELLLNAAQSMEGQVSLLLTLSSGHEGSTLRVEDNGPGIPEADLARVLEPGYTTRAKGTGFGLYFVKRVLERMGGGIEIHNRPEGGVAVRVNLQAPGKESR, from the coding sequence TTGATCGAACGGGTGATGTCAAACGCCTTGTCCCGCTGGGCGCTGGCCATAGCAAGTCTGGTTTTCCTTCTGCTGCTGGCCCGCAGGCTTGGCACCCAGGAAACTCTGTTGCGTCAGGTTCTGCAACCGGGCAATCGTGCTGTTGGAATCTTCGATGGATCGTTGCGGCTGGTCTATGAGAACTCAGCTTTCGCCGAGGAGCTGTCCGATCCAGCCCGAGTCGCATCTTTGTTGTCTCTGGCCGATGGATCACAGCCGGCTCCACTGCGCCTGGAGGATGGACTCCGCCGGATGATCTGGCATCGCCGGCTGCATGTGCGCAGCCGTGGACGAAAGCCCTGGACCATCCTCGAAGGAGAAGACCTGAGTCTTGAGCGCGAGAACGAGCAGCAGCGACTCTTCCTGATGAAACTGGCCGTGATGGCCCACGACCTGAAGGCACCTCTCACGCCCATCCGCCTGCAGGCCGAAGGTATTGAAGATGCACTGCCCATGTTGCCCCCTGAAGTGGCAGGGAGAGTGCGACACGCCCTGGGCGAGATCGACCGTCAGGTCGAACGCAGCCTGCAGCTGATCACCCGCTTCATGGGCATGGCCCGAACCGAATTCGAGCTGAGTCCCGTAAGCCTGCCCGACATCGCGCGAGCTGCAATGAACGAACTTGAGAGCATGGGATGGCCCGAGCTTGACACACGCCTGGTGTACGACAGCTCAGTCAGCCATGTGGCCGAAGCCGAAGGCGATGTGCTCCAACTGGCTCTCTTCGAGCTGCTGTTGAACGCGGCTCAGTCAATGGAAGGTCAGGTCAGTCTGCTGCTGACTCTGAGCAGTGGTCATGAGGGCAGCACTCTGAGAGTTGAGGACAATGGCCCGGGTATTCCCGAAGCCGATCTGGCACGCGTGCTTGAGCCCGGCTACACCACGCGCGCCAAGGGCACCGGATTCGGCTTGTACTTCGTCAAACGAGTGCTGGAGAGGATGGGTGGCGGAATCGAGATTCACAATCGACCTGAGGGAGGTGTCGCGGTTCGGGTGAATCTGCAGGCGCCAGGCAAGGAGTCACGATAA
- a CDS encoding RpiB/LacA/LacB family sugar-phosphate isomerase, producing MAGGVSRLITAEVVLEAHRTGRSLARDSSTRITDEARDLAARLGVAIGSPAPELPGETPVRGGDTRVQVVIGSDHGGYELKSALKIVLTKAGYTLKDVGCQGAAAVDYPDFAREVASCVARGDAARGVMIDTIGVASAMVCNRVAGCRAAACESMTSALSSRRHNDANILTLGASLHTVEQAAAMLLAWLGEAYEGGRHQRRVDKIMALDSRTRPR from the coding sequence ATGGCCGGAGGCGTGTCACGTCTGATCACTGCGGAAGTGGTTCTGGAGGCGCACCGCACCGGACGAAGCCTGGCCAGGGATTCCTCGACCCGGATCACGGACGAGGCCCGGGACCTGGCGGCCCGTCTGGGAGTGGCCATTGGCAGCCCGGCCCCCGAATTGCCCGGAGAGACACCCGTGCGCGGCGGTGACACCAGAGTCCAGGTCGTGATCGGAAGTGATCACGGGGGCTATGAACTGAAATCCGCGCTCAAGATCGTGCTGACCAAGGCCGGATACACGCTCAAGGACGTGGGATGTCAGGGTGCTGCCGCGGTGGATTATCCCGACTTCGCACGGGAGGTGGCGAGCTGTGTCGCACGCGGAGATGCCGCGCGTGGAGTGATGATTGACACCATAGGGGTGGCGTCCGCGATGGTCTGCAACCGGGTGGCCGGATGCCGGGCCGCCGCCTGCGAATCAATGACGAGCGCTCTCTCCAGCAGACGGCACAACGACGCCAACATCCTGACCCTGGGCGCCAGTCTGCACACGGTGGAGCAGGCCGCGGCCATGCTGCTGGCCTGGCTGGGCGAAGCCTACGAAGGTGGCCGGCACCAGCGCCGCGTGGACAAGATCATGGCACTGGACTCACGCACTCGTCCCCGCTGA
- the lysS gene encoding lysine--tRNA ligase, translating to MDSNTPGTPVPPRAPKLPPVFRQRLEKVDKLRSMGVEPWPWTWERSHRVSQLLEDSDGFVTRETEVRLAGRLMAWRRMGGASFAQLEDFSGKIQLFIQRETVGADSFDIIKLFDIGDIVGVRGTAFVTKTGEFTLNVVEATLLAKNVHPLPAVKEKDGQVFDEYSDKEARYRQRYIDLLVNPGVRETFVQRTRIISLIRHFLEERDYFEVETPILQPVYGGAAARPFVTHHNSLDMKLYLRIANELYLKRLIVGGFERVFEFAHDFRNEGIDRFHNPEFTMIELYCAYKDYHYMMDLVEELVSSLAEKLLGHTEVDWNGHRIQLKAPWRRATMMDLIQEATGQDLLGAPRAVLEEAARKAGVEVLASHSDSTLLDGIFGEKVEPFLIQPTFVMDHPVEMSPLAKRHRHDARLTERFEAVVGGKELCNAFTELSDPFDQKSRFVEQNELIARGDLDAQPYDEDFIKALEVGMPPTAGLGIGIDRLVMLLTGQDSIRDVIFFPTLRPEGGARKSKDNKRS from the coding sequence ATGGATTCCAATACCCCCGGCACACCCGTTCCGCCGCGTGCCCCCAAGCTGCCCCCCGTCTTTCGCCAGCGCCTCGAGAAGGTGGACAAGCTGCGCTCGATGGGCGTTGAACCCTGGCCCTGGACCTGGGAGCGCAGCCACCGGGTGAGCCAGTTGCTTGAAGATTCCGACGGCTTCGTGACCCGGGAGACCGAGGTGCGGCTGGCCGGCCGCCTGATGGCCTGGCGCCGGATGGGCGGGGCAAGTTTTGCCCAGCTGGAGGATTTCTCCGGCAAAATCCAGCTGTTCATCCAGAGAGAAACGGTCGGTGCCGATAGCTTTGACATCATCAAGCTCTTTGACATCGGCGACATAGTGGGAGTAAGGGGAACGGCCTTCGTGACGAAGACCGGCGAGTTCACCCTCAACGTGGTGGAAGCCACGCTGCTGGCGAAGAACGTGCACCCCCTGCCCGCTGTCAAGGAAAAGGACGGCCAGGTTTTCGACGAGTACAGTGACAAGGAAGCGAGATACCGCCAGCGGTACATCGATCTGCTCGTCAATCCCGGAGTGCGTGAGACCTTTGTCCAGCGCACCCGGATCATCTCGCTGATCCGCCATTTCCTCGAGGAACGGGACTACTTCGAAGTGGAAACCCCGATCCTGCAACCGGTTTATGGTGGAGCGGCGGCCAGGCCCTTTGTGACCCATCACAACAGCCTGGACATGAAATTGTATTTGCGGATCGCCAACGAGTTGTATCTCAAGAGGCTGATCGTCGGAGGCTTCGAGCGCGTCTTCGAATTCGCCCATGATTTCCGGAACGAGGGAATCGACCGCTTTCACAACCCCGAATTCACCATGATCGAACTGTACTGCGCTTACAAGGACTACCATTACATGATGGACCTGGTGGAAGAGCTGGTCAGTTCCCTCGCGGAGAAACTGCTGGGGCACACGGAAGTGGACTGGAACGGACACCGCATCCAGCTCAAGGCGCCCTGGCGCCGGGCCACGATGATGGATCTGATCCAGGAAGCCACCGGCCAGGATCTTCTGGGAGCACCGCGTGCGGTGCTGGAGGAAGCGGCCCGCAAGGCGGGCGTCGAGGTGCTGGCCTCGCACAGTGATTCCACCCTGCTGGATGGCATCTTCGGTGAGAAGGTCGAACCCTTCCTGATCCAGCCCACCTTCGTGATGGATCACCCGGTGGAGATGAGCCCCCTGGCCAAGCGCCATCGTCACGACGCGCGTCTGACCGAGCGTTTCGAGGCGGTGGTGGGCGGCAAGGAACTCTGCAATGCCTTCACCGAGTTGTCCGATCCCTTCGACCAGAAGTCACGCTTCGTGGAGCAGAACGAGCTGATCGCCCGGGGTGACCTGGACGCCCAGCCCTACGACGAGGATTTCATCAAGGCGCTGGAAGTGGGCATGCCGCCCACGGCCGGGCTGGGCATCGGCATCGACCGTCTGGTGATGCTGCTGACCGGTCAGGATTCCATCCGTGACGTGATCTTCTTTCCCACCCTGCGCCCCGAAGGCGGTGCCCGGAAAAGCAAGGACAACAAGCGATCGTGA
- a CDS encoding ABC transporter permease: protein MRSMGWELFVATRQLRSGHSLGFISVITWFSVLGITIGTAALIIVISVMSGFETEVRDRIIGLDAHVRVRSYLESGIVDPSTVQTILAGIPEIQASSPYILEKGMLSHRGATEGAVIRGVDPESYSRVTDLSQHTIDGVPDLVTHQGSLPPIVLGRYLAANLSATPGDTLLLISPVGVVSAFSQPVVKRFVVSAIFELGIYEFDDVIAMVSITEAQSLFRMGESVTGFECRLKDLDRASAVKAAIEEQLQYPYCAWTWFEMHKNLFSMMKLEKWMMFMMLLLILLVAAFNIVATLTMTAMERRRDIGILKAMGANRTSIRKVFVIQGLVLGGGGTLLGTAIGLLVCWIQIRWQVLSLPPDVYFINALPVELRPLDIALTSLSALVLSLLATLYPANRAASLDPVEAIRDAD, encoded by the coding sequence GTGAGATCCATGGGCTGGGAGCTGTTCGTAGCCACACGCCAGTTGCGCTCCGGACACAGTCTCGGATTCATCTCGGTGATCACCTGGTTCTCCGTGCTTGGCATCACCATCGGCACGGCGGCACTGATCATCGTGATCTCCGTGATGAGTGGTTTCGAGACCGAGGTCCGTGACCGGATCATCGGGCTGGACGCGCACGTGCGGGTCCGTTCCTACCTTGAAAGCGGCATTGTCGATCCCTCGACCGTTCAGACCATTCTTGCCGGGATTCCCGAAATCCAGGCCAGCAGCCCCTATATCCTTGAAAAGGGCATGCTGAGCCATCGGGGGGCCACGGAAGGAGCGGTCATCCGGGGAGTGGATCCCGAGAGTTATTCGCGTGTCACGGATCTTTCGCAGCACACGATCGACGGCGTGCCCGACCTGGTGACCCACCAGGGCAGCCTGCCACCGATCGTGCTGGGGCGTTACCTGGCGGCCAATCTGAGTGCGACGCCCGGTGATACCCTGCTGTTGATTTCCCCCGTGGGCGTGGTCAGTGCCTTCAGCCAACCCGTCGTGAAGCGTTTTGTCGTGAGTGCGATTTTCGAACTCGGGATCTACGAGTTCGACGATGTGATCGCGATGGTGTCCATCACCGAGGCCCAGTCCCTCTTCCGCATGGGAGAATCGGTCACGGGTTTCGAGTGCCGACTGAAGGACCTGGATCGCGCCAGTGCCGTGAAAGCGGCCATTGAAGAACAATTGCAGTACCCGTACTGTGCCTGGACCTGGTTCGAGATGCACAAGAACCTGTTCAGCATGATGAAACTGGAAAAGTGGATGATGTTCATGATGCTGCTGCTGATCCTGCTGGTGGCGGCGTTCAACATCGTGGCCACCCTGACCATGACGGCCATGGAGCGCAGACGCGACATCGGCATACTCAAGGCCATGGGAGCCAACCGGACCAGCATCCGCAAGGTCTTCGTGATCCAGGGTCTGGTCCTGGGCGGAGGCGGCACCCTGCTGGGTACGGCCATTGGTCTGCTCGTTTGCTGGATCCAGATTCGCTGGCAGGTGCTGAGCCTGCCCCCGGACGTGTATTTCATCAATGCTCTGCCCGTCGAACTGCGTCCTCTGGACATTGCCCTGACCAGCCTGAGTGCCCTGGTGCTGAGCCTGCTGGCGACCCTGTATCCGGCCAACCGGGCGGCAAGCCTGGACCCGGTGGAGGCGATCCGTGACGCAGACTGA
- a CDS encoding HAMP domain-containing histidine kinase has product MLLFALVAGLIGELWLKPSPLLTAEVLEESDVVEPFGTFDFSNDGWLDWVSHTMNPSYKASLVVNMLPDDSSRAEADFQFYFPGKHVVGQADPVQAATGILIHTTSRTDSTVWFSRLTIDKEGHSSREDTLLFDGTRADLSNIAFPAICGLPIRFPGTSRLLIPLWGNFMAWRGAVITDMQDFSHLTLVPAGVGMSLADTLAVRMPDGRQLLLAYGSGSNNGNTLGGFPDTGSWMFLVDPDSGIVRHRHMAAFKSMRATLFPDQRHVMLTGGQLYDGQEATPTLLVWDSWTDSLALAEKLPLQNPTQPVRCGDELLWFDGEHQVWVATPSQLRARKLYELPLSRFATVRSSGDSWVIWDGANMALVRCHDGRLLMRLPSSIKGGRVWLEQPPAADLPRRLTWLRSTTQIGISRARTFVLQPVSFIHRWITHPFLLASLLPGIVVFLLLLGIRMFAQERLLRRLVPQQEAATGLLDDRNRLVYANDLLEEILEDNGDRIPDPEWLLAQPMEAQYRGRDLRWSMRQVPRRFGSSWIQLMGNDVTHARENEQQRLFLMKLAVMAHDLKAPLTPIRLQAEGIEDALPMLPPEVAGRVRHALGEIDRQVERSLQLITRFMGMARTEFELSPVSLPDIARAAMSELESMGWPELDTRLVYDSSVSHVAEAEGDVLQLALFELLLNAAQSMEGRGRLLLTLSSGPEGSTLRVEDNGPGIPEANLARVLEPGYTTRAKGTGFGLYFVKRVLERMGGDLLLSNSGAGGLTAIVTFKGQSSARS; this is encoded by the coding sequence TTGCTTCTGTTCGCGCTGGTCGCAGGCCTGATTGGCGAGCTGTGGCTCAAACCAAGCCCCTTGTTGACAGCCGAGGTCCTCGAGGAATCCGATGTCGTCGAACCCTTCGGGACCTTTGACTTCAGCAACGACGGCTGGCTGGACTGGGTGTCACACACCATGAATCCGTCGTACAAGGCCAGCTTGGTCGTCAACATGCTCCCGGATGACTCAAGCCGGGCTGAGGCGGACTTCCAGTTCTATTTTCCTGGAAAGCATGTGGTGGGTCAGGCGGACCCGGTACAGGCAGCGACCGGGATCCTGATCCACACCACGTCGCGAACTGACTCAACCGTCTGGTTCTCGCGACTGACGATTGACAAGGAAGGGCATTCTTCAAGAGAGGACACCCTGCTGTTCGATGGAACACGAGCAGACTTGTCCAATATTGCATTTCCAGCCATTTGCGGTTTGCCGATCCGCTTCCCGGGGACCAGCCGCCTGTTGATTCCACTCTGGGGAAACTTCATGGCCTGGCGTGGTGCCGTCATCACGGACATGCAGGACTTCAGTCACCTCACGCTTGTCCCGGCCGGAGTGGGGATGAGCCTGGCAGATACCCTGGCCGTACGCATGCCGGATGGACGGCAATTGCTGCTGGCATACGGCAGTGGCTCGAACAACGGCAACACACTGGGCGGCTTTCCTGACACGGGCAGCTGGATGTTTCTGGTGGACCCAGACAGCGGTATTGTCAGGCACAGGCACATGGCTGCATTCAAGAGCATGCGTGCGACTCTGTTTCCGGATCAAAGGCATGTCATGCTGACCGGTGGCCAGCTCTATGATGGACAGGAAGCCACACCGACCCTTCTGGTCTGGGACAGCTGGACCGATTCTCTGGCACTCGCGGAAAAATTGCCACTGCAGAATCCAACACAGCCGGTTCGTTGTGGAGATGAGCTTCTCTGGTTCGACGGAGAACATCAGGTCTGGGTCGCGACACCTTCCCAGTTGCGGGCACGAAAACTCTACGAGTTGCCGCTGAGCCGTTTTGCCACCGTCCGCTCCAGCGGAGACAGCTGGGTGATCTGGGACGGTGCGAACATGGCACTTGTCCGTTGCCATGATGGGCGATTGCTCATGCGCTTGCCAAGTTCCATCAAGGGGGGGCGAGTATGGTTGGAGCAGCCGCCTGCGGCGGATCTTCCCCGGCGCTTGACCTGGCTGCGAAGCACGACACAGATCGGAATCAGTCGCGCCAGGACCTTTGTGCTTCAGCCTGTGTCATTCATCCATCGCTGGATCACACACCCTTTCCTGCTCGCGAGCTTGTTGCCGGGTATCGTGGTTTTCCTCTTGCTTCTGGGAATCCGGATGTTCGCCCAGGAGAGACTGTTGCGCAGGTTGGTGCCCCAGCAGGAGGCCGCGACCGGACTGCTGGACGACCGGAATCGTCTGGTGTATGCCAATGATCTGCTGGAGGAGATCCTCGAGGACAACGGAGATCGGATTCCGGATCCGGAATGGCTGTTGGCGCAACCCATGGAAGCCCAGTACCGAGGCCGGGATCTGCGCTGGAGCATGCGTCAGGTGCCACGTCGATTCGGGAGCTCCTGGATCCAGTTGATGGGCAATGATGTCACTCATGCACGCGAGAATGAGCAGCAACGCTTGTTCCTGATGAAACTGGCCGTGATGGCCCACGACCTGAAGGCACCTCTCACGCCCATCCGCCTGCAGGCCGAAGGTATTGAAGATGCACTGCCCATGTTGCCCCCTGAAGTGGCAGGGAGAGTGCGACACGCCCTGGGCGAGATCGACCGTCAGGTCGAACGCAGCCTGCAGCTGATAACCCGCTTCATGGGCATGGCCCGAACCGAATTCGAGCTGAGTCCCGTAAGCCTGCCCGACATTGCGCGAGCCGCAATGAGCGAACTGGAGAGCATGGGCTGGCCCGAGCTTGACACACGCCTGGTGTACGACAGCTCAGTCAGCCATGTGGCCGAGGCCGAGGGCGATGTGCTCCAACTGGCCCTGTTCGAGCTGCTGTTGAACGCGGCTCAGTCAATGGAAGGTCGGGGCAGACTGCTGCTGACTCTGAGCAGTGGTCCTGAGGGCAGCACTCTGAGAGTTGAAGACAATGGCCCGGGCATTCCCGAAGCCAATCTGGCACGCGTGCTTGAGCCCGGCTACACCACGCGAGCCAAGGGCACAGGATTCGGCTTGTACTTCGTCAAACGGGTCCTGGAGAGGATGGGTGGCGATCTCCTCTTGAGCAATAGCGGAGCGGGCGGGCTGACGGCCATCGTCACATTCAAGGGCCAATCGTCCGCTCGGTCCTGA
- a CDS encoding SpoIID/LytB domain-containing protein: MSMDPETPPVLVIRDPERPLHLKSRPLLRIGLAQGLQKIDFKVNGPFRLENLDGHTVHASNGSELRWRARCQQTQSAQYHTSVLVDSFHHEPQALALARRLLDQGYDAWIRCIGMPVHFENGVQHNALRFRVLVGRFENESQAADVQTLLNNDWRPRLVREKTAEPTGRVEYLDAELSQHQEVERGLRLVPGAPDGLISLFQLPTLKGEQDEYLEDRQYSGVIEFRVDNGGMLSVINEIHIDRYLKGVLPAELDPAFPLEAQKAQAVVSRSNVLCMLGLKHMNDPFDFCAFAHCQCYSGTTREQELSSNAVLETSGEVMVWNEQVCDGVSTVCCGGHSESKENIWSTPPQDVLSGRMDVMGSAQKRNGLDLSSESVFREWVDSPPDVLCDLRRSDLGVLEDWSRRYFRWREELRRQDLEELIRRKTGVDLGTLFEILPISRGMSGRLKELELIGSRRNLRLQKELKIREALAPTALFSSAFWVESKGSEAGVPTSFVFHGAGRGHGLGLCQLGAAAMALSKQTYDKILLHYFPGVRLMPFYTLRPESVEHNA; encoded by the coding sequence GTGAGCATGGATCCGGAAACACCCCCGGTCCTCGTCATCCGCGATCCCGAGCGTCCCCTGCATCTCAAGTCCCGTCCCTTGTTGCGGATCGGCTTGGCGCAGGGGCTGCAGAAGATTGATTTCAAGGTCAACGGTCCCTTCCGGCTGGAAAACCTCGATGGCCATACGGTGCACGCCTCCAATGGGTCCGAGTTGCGCTGGAGAGCGCGCTGCCAGCAGACCCAGTCCGCCCAGTATCACACCAGCGTGCTCGTCGACAGCTTTCACCACGAACCCCAGGCCCTTGCCCTGGCCCGTCGCCTGCTGGATCAGGGCTACGATGCCTGGATCCGCTGCATCGGCATGCCCGTGCATTTCGAGAACGGTGTGCAGCACAATGCGCTGCGCTTCCGTGTGCTGGTGGGGCGTTTCGAGAACGAGAGTCAGGCTGCCGATGTCCAGACCCTGCTCAACAATGACTGGCGGCCCCGGCTGGTGCGCGAGAAGACCGCCGAGCCCACGGGACGTGTCGAGTATCTCGATGCCGAGCTGAGCCAGCACCAGGAAGTGGAGCGCGGACTGCGCCTGGTGCCGGGTGCGCCCGACGGGCTGATCAGCCTGTTCCAGCTGCCGACCCTCAAGGGCGAGCAGGACGAATACCTCGAGGACCGTCAGTACAGCGGTGTCATCGAGTTTCGCGTGGACAATGGCGGCATGCTCTCGGTGATCAACGAGATCCACATCGACCGCTATCTCAAGGGAGTGCTGCCCGCCGAACTGGATCCGGCCTTTCCGCTGGAAGCCCAGAAGGCCCAGGCCGTGGTCAGCCGCAGCAATGTGCTCTGCATGCTGGGCCTGAAGCACATGAATGATCCCTTTGATTTCTGTGCCTTCGCCCACTGCCAGTGTTACAGTGGCACCACGCGCGAACAGGAACTGTCCAGCAATGCGGTGCTGGAAACGTCGGGTGAGGTGATGGTCTGGAACGAGCAGGTCTGCGATGGCGTATCCACGGTCTGCTGCGGAGGCCATTCGGAGTCCAAGGAGAACATCTGGTCCACGCCCCCGCAGGACGTGCTCAGCGGGCGGATGGACGTGATGGGCTCAGCCCAGAAGCGCAACGGGCTGGACCTGTCCAGCGAGTCCGTCTTCCGGGAATGGGTTGACTCGCCGCCCGACGTGCTCTGCGACCTGCGCCGCAGCGACCTGGGCGTTCTGGAAGACTGGTCACGCCGTTATTTCCGCTGGCGCGAGGAACTGCGCCGTCAGGACCTGGAAGAACTCATCCGTCGCAAGACCGGGGTCGATCTGGGCACGCTCTTCGAGATCCTGCCGATCAGCCGGGGAATGAGTGGACGCCTCAAGGAACTTGAACTGATCGGCAGCCGTCGCAACCTGCGGCTGCAGAAGGAACTCAAGATTCGCGAAGCCCTGGCGCCCACGGCCCTGTTCAGCAGCGCGTTCTGGGTGGAAAGCAAGGGCAGCGAAGCCGGCGTGCCCACCAGCTTCGTGTTTCACGGAGCCGGGCGCGGCCACGGTCTGGGGCTCTGCCAGCTGGGCGCGGCCGCAATGGCCCTGAGCAAGCAGACGTACGACAAGATCCTGCTCCACTATTTCCCCGGTGTCCGCCTGATGCCCTTCTACACTCTCCGGCCCGAGTCGGTGGAGCACAACGCCTGA